A region from the Lycium barbarum isolate Lr01 chromosome 8, ASM1917538v2, whole genome shotgun sequence genome encodes:
- the LOC132608062 gene encoding uncharacterized protein LOC132608062 yields MSLKLDDAIWAYRTAYKNPIEISSYRLVFRKSCHLTSPYRLVFRKSCHLPLELEHRAYWVIKKLNLDKEATGEKGLLQLHKFHSHAYENTKLYKEKAKRIHDKHIQHREFEPGQLALLYNSRLKVFGVWWKVEK; encoded by the coding sequence ATGTCACTAAAGCTTGATGACGCTATTTGGGCCTATAGGACTGCTTACAAAAATCCTATTGAAATTTCTTCATATAGGTTAGTTTTCCGTAAATCATGTCATCTCACTTCTCCATATAGGTTAGTTTTCCGTAAATCATGCCATCTCCCCTTAgagcttgagcatagagcataCTGGGTGATAAAGAAACTGAACTTAGATAAGGAAGCAACAGGTGAGAAAGGTTTGTTGCAGCTGCACAAGTTTCATTCACACGCATATGAGAACACAAAACTCTACAAGGAGAAGGCCAAAAGAATACATGACAAGCACATCCAACACCGCGAGTTTGAGCCTGGGCAGTTAGCCTTGTTGTATAACTCAAGGCTCAAGGTGTTTGGTGTTTGGTGGAAAGTTGAAAAGTAA